Proteins encoded by one window of Micromonospora coxensis:
- a CDS encoding cobalamin B12-binding domain-containing protein gives MTTSTTQADPSQAYAQFLDALAEADEYAAIEVAGRLLDARVPAERVLLDLVAPAQAEVGERWARNEWSVAQEHAATHISERVVAAVVAQVNPRPTRGRVVVACMDGEWHALPPRLVAEVLRLRGWQVTFLGASVPAAHLVSYLHRYDAHAVALACALPMRLPHAHRMIEACRRSDVPVVVGGRGFGDDGRWARALGVAWAPDAPTAADLVADERALRRVRPAELPHLADDEYAGLVRRRGELIDSALADLRERVPAVVHYTPAQLDSTVSDLGYIVDFLAAALYVDDDSLFTDFVDWLAQILSSRGVPAGAVGLTLGHYHRLLRDFPRAGRFLALGEARVAALRDTARG, from the coding sequence GTGACCACCTCGACCACGCAGGCCGACCCGTCCCAGGCGTACGCGCAGTTCCTGGACGCGCTGGCGGAGGCCGACGAGTACGCCGCGATCGAGGTGGCCGGCCGGCTGCTCGACGCGCGGGTGCCGGCCGAGCGGGTGCTGCTCGACCTGGTCGCCCCGGCGCAGGCCGAGGTGGGGGAGCGGTGGGCCCGCAACGAGTGGAGCGTGGCGCAGGAGCACGCCGCCACCCACATCAGCGAGCGGGTGGTGGCGGCGGTGGTCGCGCAGGTCAACCCCCGTCCGACCCGTGGGCGGGTGGTGGTGGCGTGCATGGACGGGGAGTGGCACGCGCTGCCGCCCCGGCTGGTGGCGGAGGTGCTGCGGCTGCGCGGCTGGCAGGTGACCTTCCTGGGGGCGAGTGTGCCCGCCGCGCACCTGGTGTCGTACCTGCACCGGTACGACGCGCACGCGGTGGCGCTGGCCTGCGCGCTGCCGATGCGACTGCCGCACGCGCACCGCATGATCGAGGCGTGCCGCCGCTCCGACGTGCCGGTCGTGGTCGGTGGCCGCGGCTTCGGCGACGACGGCCGGTGGGCCCGCGCCCTGGGGGTGGCCTGGGCGCCGGACGCGCCGACCGCGGCCGACCTGGTGGCCGACGAGCGGGCGTTGCGCCGGGTCCGCCCGGCCGAGCTGCCCCACCTCGCCGACGACGAGTACGCCGGCCTGGTGCGCCGCCGCGGCGAGTTGATCGACTCGGCGCTGGCCGACCTGCGCGAGCGGGTGCCCGCGGTCGTGCACTACACCCCGGCCCAGCTCGACTCGACGGTCAGCGACCTGGGCTACATCGTGGACTTCCTCGCCGCCGCCCTGTACGTCGACGACGACTCTCTCTTCACCGACTTCGTCGACTGGCTCGCGCAGATCCTCTCCAGTCGCGGCGTGCCGGCCGGGGCGGTGGGGCTGACCCTGGGGCACTACCATCGGCTGCTGCGGGACTTCCCACGCGCCGGGCGGTTCCTGGCGCTCGGGGAGGCCCGGGTCGCCGCGCTGCGCGACACCGCCCGGGGCTGA
- a CDS encoding STAS domain-containing protein — MTFAVTHSPRDGGGVCLRLVGELDVSTAGELNEAIDRLAAEGERHLLLDLTDLTFCDSTGIAAFVRGDNRASADGGWLRVIGATGRVDRVLQVTGLADVLRYGPDTVDPASRSGR, encoded by the coding sequence TTGACCTTCGCGGTCACCCACAGCCCGCGCGACGGTGGCGGGGTCTGCCTGCGGCTCGTCGGTGAGCTGGACGTGAGCACGGCGGGCGAGCTGAACGAGGCGATCGACCGGCTGGCCGCCGAGGGTGAACGTCACCTGCTGCTCGACCTCACCGACCTGACCTTCTGCGACTCCACCGGCATCGCGGCGTTCGTCCGTGGCGACAATCGCGCGTCCGCCGACGGCGGGTGGTTGCGGGTGATCGGCGCGACCGGCCGGGTGGACCGGGTGCTCCAGGTCACCGGCCTGGCGGACGTGCTGCGATACGGACCGGACACGGTGGACCCCGCGTCGCGATCCGGCCGGTGA
- a CDS encoding response regulator, translating into MGPGAANPVRILVVDDDPGDVLMIEEALADSEIDKVIDVVNDGQEAMEFLRREGRHTEARRPDVILLDLNMPRMDGRQVLGEVKQDADLRTIPIVVLTTSNADNDIVGSYTLQANAYVTKPIDLDDFNDVVRRIDEFFGRVVVLPKRS; encoded by the coding sequence ATGGGCCCAGGTGCCGCGAATCCCGTCCGTATCCTCGTCGTCGACGACGACCCGGGGGACGTCCTGATGATCGAGGAAGCCCTGGCGGACTCCGAGATCGACAAGGTCATCGACGTGGTCAACGACGGCCAGGAGGCGATGGAGTTCCTGCGTCGGGAGGGTCGGCACACCGAGGCCCGGCGGCCGGACGTGATCCTGCTGGACCTGAACATGCCCCGGATGGACGGGCGGCAGGTGCTCGGCGAGGTCAAGCAGGACGCGGATCTGCGGACCATCCCGATCGTGGTGCTCACCACCTCCAACGCGGACAACGACATCGTCGGCAGCTACACGCTGCAGGCCAACGCGTACGTGACGAAGCCGATCGACCTGGACGACTTCAACGACGTGGTGCGCCGCATCGACGAGTTCTTCGGCCGCGTGGTCGTGCTGCCCAAGCGCTCCTGA